In Arcobacter sp. LA11, the sequence ATAAAATTTGTGTAGAAAAAGAGAATAAAAAATTTTTATTAACACTTAAAGAAAAAGATGAAAACTATCTTTTAAAAGCAGATAAAGTTACAAGAGTAACTCCTGTACAGTTAGTAAAAGATGCATTAAATGATTATGCAAATGAAGTTGAAGCAAATATTATCTTTTCAAATACTCAAGATAGTAACCAAAAAGTTAGACCTACACAAAAATATTTAAAAGATATTGATTATTTTATTAATGACTTTAAAACTGACAAAGAGATTCAAATTGAAATTGGATTTGGAAGTGGTAGACATCTTATTCATCAAGCTAAAGAAAATCCTGATGTACAGTTTATTGGTCTAGAAATTCATACTCCATCTATAGAACAAGTTCTAAAGCAAATAAAAATTCAAGAGTTAGATAATATTTTAGTTGTAAACTATGATGCTAGACTTTTTATGGAATTTATAAATTCAAATAAAGTAGGTAAAATATTTGTACACTTTCCTGTTCCATGGGATAAAAAACCTCATAGAAGAGTATACTCAAATGCCTTTATAAACGAAGCTTTAAGAGTATTAAAACTAGAAGGTACTTTAGAACTTAGAACTGATAGTAGAAAATATTTTGATTATTGCACAGAACTTCTAACAAATCTTAATAGTGGAAGAATTACAATTGATATAAATAAAGACCTTCCAATATCAAGTAAATATGAAGATAGATGGAAAAAACAAGGAAAAAATATCTATGATGTAATCTTATCTTGTAATCAAGAAGATGAAGATATCAATCTAGATTATAACTTTTCATTTGATGAAGATATTGAATATGATAAAATCATCGAAACTCTTAGTACAAAAGCTGTGGTAAAAGATGACTACTTTATCCATATTGAAGATTTATTTACAATAGAAGAGAAAAAAAATTCTGGACTTATTCAAATAACATTTGGAAGTTTTGATAGACCTCTTAGTAAATATATTTTAATAGAAGAGAAAAAAGCAAGATATTTTCAAGACTTACCATTGCCAACAAGTGCAAATATGAAAGCCCATAACAAATTAAAAGAGATGCTAAAATAATGATAGAAGCCAAA encodes:
- the trmB gene encoding tRNA (guanosine(46)-N7)-methyltransferase TrmB; this encodes MPHIVFDKFNKELVTPLKKEDVSFDFIAKSYNFTEKIRKTEYKICVEKENKKFLLTLKEKDENYLLKADKVTRVTPVQLVKDALNDYANEVEANIIFSNTQDSNQKVRPTQKYLKDIDYFINDFKTDKEIQIEIGFGSGRHLIHQAKENPDVQFIGLEIHTPSIEQVLKQIKIQELDNILVVNYDARLFMEFINSNKVGKIFVHFPVPWDKKPHRRVYSNAFINEALRVLKLEGTLELRTDSRKYFDYCTELLTNLNSGRITIDINKDLPISSKYEDRWKKQGKNIYDVILSCNQEDEDINLDYNFSFDEDIEYDKIIETLSTKAVVKDDYFIHIEDLFTIEEKKNSGLIQITFGSFDRPLSKYILIEEKKARYFQDLPLPTSANMKAHNKLKEMLK